In the genome of Neodiprion pinetum isolate iyNeoPine1 chromosome 2, iyNeoPine1.2, whole genome shotgun sequence, one region contains:
- the LOC124212145 gene encoding protein Loquacious: MSKTPVSILQEMMVKKCTIPNYELIHNGGGSHENTFTYQVTCDGLSATGMGRCKKDAKHEAAKAMLETIAKVNGYPQLPASPAQSPKHNSSTAEAPTAAQTSSNMAFINAIGTLQELCADNNLQEPRYENVSDVGPPHARVFTIHCIVSTFVERGIATTKRQAKHEAAKKMMDRITDVVAGKIRDISIYMKNEKTAYDDELDNVAISQYPELTKLPAIKKPNLGVKISEYHIKVKNTLENNVRYEAIGKLVNLINDAKLKSDSESSYETIRSKFREILIPLNIEMNEIRLNTTNNAGYVAALSLDTSPALIEMNYGDEEEKAKIGAIIKVATTLHMLLV; encoded by the exons ATGAGCAAAACTCCGGTGTCCATTCTTCAAGAGATgatggtgaaaaaatgtacaataccCAACTATGAGCTTATCCACAATGGAGGCGGGTCACATGAGAATACTTTCACCTATCAAGTTACGTGTGACGGTCTCTCTGCAACTGGAATGGGACGTTGTAAAAAAGATGCCAAACACGAAGCTGCCAAAGCAATGCTAGAAACTATTGCTAAAGTAAATGGTTATCCCCAACTACCGGCATCCCCGGCTCAGTCACCGAAACATAATTCTTCAACAGCGGAGGCTCCCACTGCAGCACAAACATCGTCGAATATGGCATTTATCAACGCAATAGGAACATTGCAG GAACTATGTGCAGATAACAATTTGCAAGAACCTCGCTACGAGAATGTTAGCGACGTTGGGCCACCTCATGCAAGAGTTTTTACAATTCATTGCATAGTTTCAACTTTTGTAGAACGAGGTATTGCGACTACTAAGCGACAGGCAAAACATGAGGCCGCTAAGAAGATGATGGATCGCATCACGGATGTAGTCGCTGGGAAAATCCGAGATATTAGCATCTAtatgaaaaacgagaaaactGCGTATGATGATGAATTAGACAATGTAGCAATATCCCAGTATCCCGAATTAACTAAATTGCCGGCTATAAAAAAGCCTAATTTGGGAGTAAAAATATCTGAGTACCATATAAAAGTGAAGAATACCTTAGAAAATAATGTTAGGTACGAGGCAATCGGAAAGCTTGTCAATTTGATTAATGATGCCAAGTTGAAGTCTGATAGCGAATCGTCGTATGAAACAATACGTTCAAAGTTTAGAGAAATATTAATACCTCTAAATATTGAGATGAACGAAATTCGCCTGAACACGACTAATAACGCTGGTTACGTTGCGGCCTTAAGCTTGGACACGAGTCCAGCATTAATCGAAATGAACTATggagatgaagaagaaaaagcaaaaatcgGAGCCATTATTAAAGTAGCCACTACTCTGCATATGCTGCTAGTATGA